Proteins co-encoded in one Paraburkholderia edwinii genomic window:
- the rpoC gene encoding DNA-directed RNA polymerase subunit beta' yields the protein MKALLDLFKQVQQEEVFDAIKIGLASPDKIRSWSFGEVKKPETINYRTFKPERDGLFCAKIFGPIKDYECLCGKYKRLKHRGVICEKCGVEVTLAKVRRERMGHIELASPVAHIWFLKSLPSRLGMVLDMTLRDIERVLYFEAYVVIDPGMTPLKARQIMTEEDYYNKVEEYGDEFRAEMGAEGVRELLRAINIDEQVEMLRTELKNTGSEAKIKKYAKRLKVLEAFQRSGIKPEWMILEVLPVLPPELRPLVPLDGGRFATSDLNDLYRRVINRNNRLKRLLELKAPEIIVRNEKRMLQEAVDSLLDNGRRGKAMTGANKRPLKSLADMIKGKGGRFRQNLLGKRVDYSGRSVIVVGPTLKLHQCGLPKLMALELFKPFIFNKLEVMGVATTIKAAKKEVENQTPVVWDILEEVIREHPVMLNRAPTLHRLGIQAFEPVLIEGKAIQLHPLVCAAFNADFDGDQMAVHVPLSLEAQMEARTLMLASNNVLFPANGDPSIVPSQDIVLGLYYATREAVNAKGEGMSFTGVSEVLRAYENKEVELASRVNVRITEMVHNEDKSEGAPAFVPKISLYATTVGRSILSEILPPGLPFTVLNKPLKKKEISRLINTAFRKCGLRETVIFADQLMQSGFRLATRAGISICVDDMLVPPQKETIVGDAAKKVKEYDRQYMSGLVTAQERYNNVVDIWSATSESVGKAMMEQLSTEPVTDRDGNETRQESFNSIYMMADSGARGSAVQIRQLAGMRGLMAKPDGSIIETPITANFREGLNVLQYFISTHGARKGLADTALKTANSGYLTRRLVDVTQDLVVVEDDCGTSQGVAMKALVEGGEVVEALRDRILGRVAVADVVNPETQETLYESGTLLDETAVEEIERLGIDEVRVRTPLTCETRYGLCASCYGRDLGRGSLVNVGEAVGVIAAQSIGEPGTQLTMRTFHIGGAASRAAVASSIEAKSNGTVRFTSTMRYVTNAKGEQIVISRSGEAMITDDHGRERERHKVPYGATLLQLDGAQIKAGTQLATWDPMTRPIITEYGGTVKFENVEEGVTVAKQIDDVTGLSTLVVIDVKRRGSQASKSVRPQVKLLDATGDEVKIPGTEHSVQIGFQVGALITVKDGQQVQVGEVLARIPTESQKTRDITGGLPRVAELFEARSPKDAGILAEVTGTVSFGKDTKGKQRLVITDLEGNQHEFLIAKEKQVLVHDGQVVNKGEMIVDGPADPHDILRLQGVEALSRYIVDEVQDVYRLQGVKINDKHIEVIVRQMLRRVQISDNGDTRFIPGEQVERSDMLDENDRMNAEDKRPATYENVLLGITKASLSTDSFISAASFQETTRVLTEAAIMGKRDDLRGLKENVIVGRLIPAGTGLAFHKARKSKESSDRERFDQIAAEEAFEFGTPETPAAEQQQTPHTNE from the coding sequence ATGAAAGCTCTGCTCGATCTATTCAAGCAAGTCCAACAGGAAGAAGTTTTCGACGCGATCAAGATCGGTCTGGCCTCGCCCGACAAGATCCGGTCATGGTCGTTCGGTGAAGTGAAGAAGCCGGAAACGATCAACTACCGCACCTTCAAGCCGGAGCGGGATGGTCTGTTCTGCGCGAAGATCTTTGGTCCGATCAAGGACTACGAGTGCCTGTGCGGCAAGTACAAGCGCCTGAAGCACCGCGGCGTGATCTGCGAGAAGTGCGGCGTCGAAGTGACGCTCGCGAAGGTGCGTCGCGAACGGATGGGCCACATCGAACTGGCCTCGCCGGTTGCGCACATCTGGTTCCTGAAGTCGCTGCCGTCGCGTCTGGGCATGGTGCTCGACATGACGCTGCGCGACATCGAGCGCGTGCTGTACTTCGAAGCATACGTGGTGATCGATCCGGGCATGACGCCGCTGAAAGCGCGGCAGATCATGACCGAAGAGGATTACTACAACAAGGTCGAAGAGTACGGTGACGAATTCCGTGCCGAAATGGGTGCGGAAGGCGTGCGTGAACTGCTGCGTGCGATCAACATCGACGAGCAGGTCGAGATGCTGCGCACCGAACTGAAGAACACCGGTTCGGAAGCGAAGATCAAGAAGTACGCGAAGCGCCTGAAGGTGCTCGAGGCCTTCCAGCGCTCGGGCATCAAGCCCGAGTGGATGATTCTCGAAGTGCTGCCGGTGCTGCCGCCGGAACTGCGTCCGCTCGTGCCGCTCGACGGCGGCCGTTTCGCGACGTCGGACCTGAACGACCTGTATCGCCGCGTGATCAACCGTAACAACCGGTTGAAGCGTCTGCTCGAGCTGAAGGCGCCTGAAATTATCGTCCGCAACGAAAAGCGGATGCTGCAGGAAGCCGTCGACTCGCTGCTCGACAACGGTCGTCGCGGCAAGGCGATGACGGGCGCGAACAAGCGTCCGCTGAAGTCGCTCGCCGACATGATCAAGGGTAAGGGCGGTCGCTTCCGTCAGAACCTGCTCGGTAAGCGCGTTGACTACTCGGGCCGTTCGGTCATCGTGGTCGGTCCGACGCTCAAGCTGCATCAGTGCGGTCTGCCGAAGCTGATGGCGCTCGAACTCTTCAAGCCGTTCATCTTCAACAAGCTCGAAGTGATGGGCGTGGCGACGACGATCAAGGCGGCGAAGAAGGAAGTCGAAAACCAGACGCCGGTGGTGTGGGACATCCTCGAAGAGGTGATCCGCGAGCATCCGGTGATGCTGAATCGTGCGCCGACGCTGCACCGTCTCGGCATTCAGGCGTTCGAGCCGGTGCTGATCGAAGGTAAGGCAATCCAGCTGCACCCGCTCGTTTGCGCGGCGTTCAACGCCGACTTCGACGGTGACCAGATGGCTGTTCACGTGCCGCTGTCGCTCGAAGCGCAGATGGAAGCGCGCACGCTGATGCTAGCGTCGAACAACGTGCTGTTCCCGGCCAACGGCGATCCGTCGATCGTGCCGTCGCAGGATATCGTGCTCGGCCTGTACTACGCGACGCGCGAAGCAGTGAATGCGAAGGGCGAAGGCATGTCGTTCACCGGCGTGTCGGAAGTGCTCCGTGCGTACGAGAACAAGGAAGTCGAGCTCGCCTCGCGGGTCAACGTGCGGATCACCGAAATGGTCCATAACGAAGACAAGTCCGAAGGCGCGCCGGCGTTTGTACCGAAGATCTCGCTGTACGCAACCACGGTCGGCCGTTCGATCCTGTCGGAGATTCTGCCGCCGGGACTGCCGTTCACGGTGCTGAACAAGCCGCTCAAGAAGAAGGAAATCTCGCGCCTCATCAACACGGCGTTCCGCAAGTGCGGTCTGCGCGAAACGGTGATTTTCGCCGATCAGCTGATGCAATCGGGCTTCCGTCTCGCAACGCGCGCCGGTATTTCGATCTGCGTCGACGACATGCTCGTGCCGCCGCAGAAGGAAACGATCGTCGGCGACGCCGCGAAGAAGGTGAAGGAATACGACCGTCAGTACATGTCGGGTCTCGTCACCGCGCAGGAACGCTACAACAACGTGGTCGACATCTGGTCGGCAACGTCGGAATCGGTCGGCAAGGCGATGATGGAGCAGCTGTCGACGGAACCGGTGACGGACCGCGACGGCAACGAAACGCGTCAGGAATCGTTCAACTCGATCTACATGATGGCGGACTCGGGTGCGCGTGGTTCCGCGGTGCAGATTCGTCAGCTGGCCGGTATGCGCGGCCTGATGGCGAAGCCGGACGGCTCGATCATCGAGACGCCGATTACCGCGAACTTCCGCGAAGGCCTGAACGTGCTGCAGTACTTCATCTCGACGCACGGCGCACGTAAGGGCTTGGCCGATACGGCACTGAAGACCGCGAACTCGGGTTACCTGACGCGTCGTCTGGTCGACGTGACGCAGGATCTCGTGGTGGTCGAAGACGATTGCGGCACGTCGCAAGGCGTGGCGATGAAGGCGCTCGTCGAAGGCGGTGAAGTCGTCGAAGCGCTGCGCGACCGGATTCTCGGCCGCGTCGCGGTGGCGGACGTCGTCAACCCGGAAACGCAGGAAACGCTGTACGAGTCGGGCACGCTGCTCGATGAAACGGCGGTCGAAGAAATCGAACGCCTCGGCATCGACGAAGTGCGCGTACGTACGCCGCTCACCTGCGAAACGCGTTATGGCCTGTGCGCATCGTGCTATGGCCGCGACCTCGGCCGCGGCTCGCTCGTGAACGTCGGCGAAGCGGTCGGCGTGATCGCGGCGCAGTCGATCGGCGAGCCGGGCACGCAGCTCACGATGCGTACGTTCCACATCGGTGGTGCGGCATCGCGTGCGGCGGTTGCTTCGTCGATCGAAGCGAAGTCGAACGGTACCGTGCGTTTCACGTCGACGATGCGTTACGTCACGAACGCGAAGGGCGAGCAGATCGTCATCTCGCGTTCGGGCGAAGCGATGATCACCGACGATCACGGTCGCGAGCGCGAGCGTCATAAGGTGCCGTACGGCGCCACGCTGCTGCAGCTCGACGGCGCGCAGATCAAGGCGGGCACGCAACTGGCCACGTGGGATCCGATGACGCGTCCGATCATCACCGAGTACGGCGGTACGGTGAAGTTCGAGAACGTCGAGGAAGGCGTGACGGTCGCGAAGCAGATCGACGACGTGACGGGCCTGTCGACGCTCGTCGTGATCGACGTGAAGCGCCGCGGTTCGCAAGCGTCGAAGAGCGTGCGTCCGCAGGTGAAGCTGCTCGATGCAACCGGCGACGAAGTGAAGATCCCGGGTACCGAGCATTCGGTGCAGATCGGCTTCCAGGTCGGCGCGCTGATTACCGTGAAGGACGGTCAGCAGGTTCAGGTCGGTGAAGTGCTGGCACGTATCCCGACGGAATCGCAGAAGACGCGTGACATTACCGGTGGTCTGCCGCGTGTGGCCGAGCTGTTCGAAGCACGTTCGCCGAAGGACGCCGGCATTCTCGCGGAAGTCACCGGCACGGTGTCGTTCGGTAAGGACACGAAGGGCAAGCAGCGTCTCGTTATCACGGACCTCGAGGGCAACCAGCACGAGTTCCTGATCGCGAAGGAAAAGCAGGTTCTGGTGCACGATGGTCAGGTCGTCAACAAGGGCGAAATGATCGTCGACGGACCGGCGGATCCGCACGACATCCTGCGTCTGCAGGGCGTCGAGGCGCTGTCGCGTTACATCGTGGACGAAGTGCAGGACGTGTACCGTCTGCAGGGCGTGAAGATCAACGACAAGCACATTGAAGTGATCGTGCGTCAGATGCTGCGCCGCGTGCAGATCTCCGACAACGGCGATACGCGTTTCATCCCGGGCGAACAGGTCGAGCGGTCGGACATGCTCGACGAGAACGACCGGATGAACGCGGAAGACAAGCGTCCGGCAACGTACGAGAACGTGCTGCTCGGTATCACGAAGGCATCGCTCTCGACCGACTCGTTCATCTCCGCGGCGTCGTTCCAGGAAACGACTCGCGTGCTGACCGAGGCGGCGATCATGGGCAAGCGCGACGATTTGCGTGGCCTGAAGGAAAACGTGATCGTCGGCCGTCTGATTCCGGCCGGTACGGGTCTCGCGTTCCACAAGGCGCGCAAGAGCAAGGAATCGTCGGATCGCGAGCGTTTCGATCAGATCGCAGCCGAAGAGGCCTTCGAGTTTGGTACGCCGGAAACGCCGGCAGCCGAGCAGCAGCAGACGCCGCATACCAACGAGTAA
- a CDS encoding nucleoside 2-deoxyribosyltransferase: protein MQVAQSAAERSPRIYLAGFDVFRPDAAEHGEHLKALCIERGFTGLYPSDSGLPAGLSPQVAARWICDANLALIRAADAVMANLNDFRGAGEPDTGTAFEVGFAVALGKPVWGYRSDELPLVARAAVRTDEEAAFCSRGFIVEDFGLPLNLMLACTVELIVGDAATCLDAIREALRAAPR, encoded by the coding sequence ATGCAGGTGGCGCAAAGCGCGGCGGAAAGGTCGCCGCGAATCTATCTGGCCGGCTTCGACGTGTTTCGCCCCGATGCTGCCGAACACGGGGAGCACCTCAAGGCGCTCTGCATCGAGCGGGGGTTCACCGGCCTGTATCCAAGCGACAGCGGCTTGCCGGCCGGCCTGAGCCCGCAAGTCGCCGCTCGATGGATATGCGATGCGAACCTTGCCTTGATTCGCGCAGCCGATGCCGTGATGGCGAACCTGAACGACTTTCGCGGCGCGGGAGAACCCGACACCGGTACCGCGTTCGAGGTAGGCTTTGCCGTTGCACTGGGCAAGCCCGTTTGGGGCTATCGGTCGGACGAACTCCCGCTCGTTGCGCGCGCGGCCGTTCGCACCGACGAAGAGGCCGCATTTTGCTCCCGCGGCTTTATTGTCGAAGACTTCGGCCTTCCGCTTAATTTGATGCTGGCTTGCACGGTCGAACTGATCGTTGGCGACGCCGCCACCTGTCTCGATGCGATTCGCGAAGCGCTGCGGGCGGCTCCGCGGTAG
- the recQ gene encoding DNA helicase RecQ yields the protein MSRPLEILGDVFGYPAFRGQQAEIVEHVADGGDCLVLMPTGGGKSLCYQIPSLVRREKGLGAGIVVSPLIALMQDQVAALTEVGVRAAYLNSTLSGAEAAAIERALRQGEIDLLYVAPERLMTPRFLELLERTQIGLFAIDEAHCVSQWGHDFRPEYIQLSVLHERFPSVPRIALTATADAITRDEIIHRLALDDARVFVSSFDRPNIRYRIVEKDNARSQLLDFIRAEHTRPDGTTDAGVVYCLSRRKVEETAEWLQGQGVRALPYHAGMEFEVRQRHQEMFQRDEGVVICATIAFGMGIDKPDVRFVAHLDLPKSVEGYYQETGRAGRDGMPANAWMAYGLGDVVQQRKMIDESEADDAHKRVQTGKLDALLGLCETATCRRVRLLAYFGESSEPCGNCDTCLEPPASWDATRESQMALSCAFRAQRASGFNFGAGHLIDVLRGNRNEKILQRGHDRLSTFGIGSELSEHEWRAVFRQLVAFGFLTVDHDGFGALVLTEASKPVLKGEQKVTMRRYVKPTRSRQASGRTSERADPTVGMSTRERARWDRLRAWRSETAKSDGVPAYVIFHDATLAEIARSEPGSLEDLRQIPGMGARKLDRFGADLLEVVAAD from the coding sequence ATGTCCCGTCCGCTCGAAATTCTTGGTGATGTCTTCGGCTACCCCGCATTCAGGGGGCAGCAGGCCGAAATAGTCGAGCACGTGGCGGACGGCGGAGACTGCCTCGTGCTGATGCCGACCGGTGGAGGGAAGTCGCTGTGTTACCAGATCCCGTCGCTCGTGCGTCGCGAAAAGGGGCTTGGTGCAGGCATTGTCGTATCGCCCCTGATTGCGCTGATGCAGGATCAGGTTGCCGCGCTCACGGAGGTTGGCGTGCGGGCTGCCTATCTGAATTCGACGTTGTCCGGCGCGGAGGCAGCCGCGATCGAGCGCGCCTTGCGGCAGGGCGAGATCGATCTGCTCTATGTCGCGCCTGAGCGGTTGATGACGCCGCGTTTTCTCGAGCTGCTCGAGCGCACGCAAATCGGGCTCTTCGCGATCGACGAAGCGCATTGCGTGTCGCAATGGGGGCACGATTTCCGCCCGGAATACATCCAGCTGTCGGTGCTGCACGAACGGTTCCCGTCGGTGCCACGCATCGCGCTGACTGCAACTGCCGATGCGATCACGCGAGACGAGATCATTCACCGGCTTGCGCTCGACGACGCGCGCGTCTTCGTATCCAGTTTCGACAGGCCGAATATCCGCTATCGGATCGTCGAGAAAGACAACGCGCGCTCGCAACTGCTCGACTTTATTCGAGCCGAGCACACGAGGCCGGATGGCACGACTGACGCCGGCGTTGTCTATTGCCTGTCGCGACGCAAGGTCGAGGAAACGGCTGAGTGGCTGCAAGGGCAGGGTGTGCGCGCGCTGCCTTACCACGCCGGGATGGAGTTCGAGGTCCGGCAGCGGCACCAGGAGATGTTCCAGCGTGACGAGGGCGTCGTGATCTGCGCGACGATCGCATTCGGTATGGGCATCGACAAGCCCGACGTGCGATTTGTCGCGCATCTCGACTTGCCGAAGAGCGTCGAAGGCTACTACCAGGAAACGGGTCGCGCGGGCCGCGACGGCATGCCGGCGAACGCATGGATGGCCTACGGCCTCGGCGACGTCGTCCAGCAGCGCAAGATGATCGACGAATCGGAGGCCGATGACGCGCATAAGCGTGTCCAGACCGGGAAGCTCGATGCGCTGCTCGGCCTGTGCGAAACGGCCACCTGCCGGCGCGTGCGTCTGCTTGCCTATTTCGGTGAGTCGAGCGAGCCGTGCGGCAATTGCGACACCTGTCTCGAGCCGCCTGCGTCGTGGGATGCGACGCGCGAGTCGCAAATGGCGCTGTCGTGCGCGTTTCGCGCACAGCGCGCAAGCGGCTTCAACTTCGGCGCCGGGCATCTGATCGACGTTCTGCGCGGCAATCGCAATGAAAAGATCCTGCAGCGCGGCCACGACCGGTTGAGCACCTTCGGAATCGGTTCGGAGCTTTCCGAGCACGAATGGCGGGCCGTGTTCCGGCAGCTCGTCGCATTCGGATTTCTGACGGTCGACCACGATGGCTTCGGCGCGCTCGTACTGACCGAAGCAAGTAAGCCCGTGCTCAAGGGCGAGCAGAAGGTCACGATGCGGCGCTATGTGAAGCCGACGCGCTCGCGACAAGCGTCCGGACGCACGAGTGAACGCGCGGATCCGACCGTCGGCATGAGCACGCGCGAGCGCGCCCGATGGGATCGTCTGCGCGCATGGCGTTCTGAGACGGCAAAAAGCGACGGCGTACCCGCCTACGTCATTTTTCACGACGCAACGCTGGCCGAAATTGCCCGCAGCGAGCCAGGATCGCTCGAAGATTTGCGCCAGATTCCGGGCATGGGCGCGCGGAAACTGGATCGGTTTGGCGCCGACCTTCTGGAGGTCGTGGCTGCCGACTGA
- the rpsL gene encoding 30S ribosomal protein S12, whose translation MPTINQLVRKGRTSETAKSKSPALQDCPQRRGVCTRVYTTTPKKPNSALRKVAKVRLTNGFEVISYIGGEGHNLQEHSVVLIRGGRVKDLPGVRYHMVRGSLDTQGVKDRKQARSKYGAKRAKAGK comes from the coding sequence ATGCCAACCATCAATCAACTGGTTCGCAAAGGCCGCACGTCGGAAACGGCGAAAAGCAAGAGCCCGGCCTTGCAGGACTGCCCCCAGCGTCGCGGCGTGTGCACCCGTGTGTACACCACGACGCCGAAGAAGCCGAACTCGGCACTGCGTAAGGTCGCGAAGGTGCGCCTGACGAACGGCTTCGAAGTCATTTCGTACATCGGCGGTGAAGGCCACAACCTGCAGGAACACTCGGTTGTGCTGATCCGCGGCGGCCGTGTGAAGGACTTGCCGGGTGTGCGTTACCACATGGTTCGCGGCTCGCTGGATACCCAGGGCGTCAAGGATCGTAAGCAGGCTCGTTCGAAGTACGGTGCGAAGCGCGCCAAGGCCGGCAAGTAA
- the rpsG gene encoding 30S ribosomal protein S7, protein MPRRREVPKREVLPDPKFGNVDVAKFMNVLMLSGKKSVAERIVYGAFEQIQTKGGKDPLEVFTVALNNVKPVVEVKSRRVGGANYQVPVEVRPSRRMALAMRWLREAAKKRSEKSMALRLAGELSEAAEGRGGAMKKRDEVHRMAEANKAFSHFRF, encoded by the coding sequence ATGCCGCGTCGTCGCGAAGTCCCCAAGCGGGAAGTGTTGCCGGATCCGAAATTCGGTAATGTTGATGTAGCAAAATTCATGAACGTGCTGATGCTCTCGGGCAAGAAGTCGGTGGCCGAGCGCATCGTGTACGGCGCTTTCGAACAGATCCAGACCAAGGGTGGCAAGGACCCGCTGGAAGTGTTCACGGTGGCGCTCAACAACGTGAAGCCGGTGGTCGAAGTGAAGAGCCGGCGCGTTGGTGGTGCGAACTATCAGGTTCCGGTCGAAGTGCGTCCGTCGCGTCGTATGGCATTGGCGATGCGCTGGTTGCGTGAGGCCGCGAAGAAGCGCAGTGAAAAGTCGATGGCGTTGCGTCTGGCCGGTGAACTGAGTGAAGCCGCTGAAGGTCGCGGTGGTGCGATGAAGAAGCGCGACGAAGTTCACCGGATGGCGGAAGCCAACAAGGCGTTCTCGCATTTCCGTTTCTAA
- the fusA gene encoding elongation factor G: MARKTPIERYRNIGISAHIDAGKTTTTERILFYTGVNHKIGEVHDGAATMDWMEQEQERGITITSAATTAFWKGMGGNYPEHRINIIDTPGHVDFTIEVERSMRVLDGACMVYCAVGGVQPQSETVWRQANKYKVPRLAFVNKMDRTGANFFKVYDQLKTRLKANPVPVVVPIGAEESFKGVVDLLKMKAIVWDEASQGTKFDYIDIPAELVETCNEWREKMIESAAEASEELMEKYLGGEELSEAEIVKALRDRTIACEIQPMLCGTAFKNKGVQRMLDAVIDFLPSPVDIPPVKGELESGESAERKASDEEKFSSLAFKIMTDPFVGQLIFFRVYSGVVNSGDTVLNSTKGKKERLGRILQMHANQREEIKEVRAGDIAAAVGLKEATTGDTLCDPANPIVLERMIFPEPVISQAVEPKTKPDQEKMGMALNRLAQEDPSFRVQTDEESGQTIISGMGELHLEILVDRMKREFGVEATVGKPQVAYRETIRSTAADVEGKFVKQSGGRGQYGHAVITLEPNEQGKGYTFLDEIKGGVIPREYIPAVDKGIQETLKAGVLAGFPVVDVKVHLTFGSYHDVDSNENAFRMAGSMAFKEAMRKASPVILEPMMAVEVETPEDYMGNVMGDLSGRRGIVQGMEDMVGGGKIVRAEVPLSEMFGYSTSLRSLTQGRATYTMEFKHYAEAPRNVSEAIINAKAK, from the coding sequence GTGGCTCGCAAGACACCTATCGAGCGCTACCGCAACATCGGTATTAGCGCTCACATCGACGCCGGCAAAACGACGACGACCGAGCGCATCCTGTTCTACACCGGCGTGAACCACAAGATTGGTGAAGTGCACGACGGTGCTGCAACCATGGACTGGATGGAGCAGGAGCAGGAGCGCGGCATCACCATTACGTCCGCTGCTACGACCGCTTTCTGGAAGGGCATGGGCGGCAACTATCCGGAACACCGGATCAACATTATCGACACGCCGGGTCACGTCGACTTCACGATTGAAGTCGAGCGCTCGATGCGCGTGCTTGACGGCGCATGCATGGTCTATTGCGCGGTCGGCGGCGTGCAGCCGCAGTCGGAAACGGTGTGGCGCCAGGCAAACAAGTACAAGGTGCCGCGTCTTGCGTTCGTCAACAAGATGGACCGTACCGGCGCGAACTTCTTCAAGGTCTACGATCAGCTGAAGACCCGCCTGAAGGCCAACCCGGTTCCGGTCGTGGTGCCGATCGGTGCGGAAGAGAGCTTCAAGGGCGTCGTCGATCTGCTGAAGATGAAGGCGATCGTTTGGGACGAAGCGTCGCAAGGGACGAAGTTCGACTACATCGACATCCCCGCTGAACTCGTTGAGACCTGCAACGAGTGGCGCGAAAAGATGATCGAATCGGCTGCGGAAGCCAGCGAAGAGCTGATGGAAAAGTACCTCGGCGGCGAAGAGCTGAGCGAAGCCGAGATCGTCAAGGCGCTGCGCGATCGTACGATTGCGTGCGAAATCCAGCCGATGCTGTGCGGTACCGCGTTCAAGAACAAGGGCGTGCAGCGCATGCTCGACGCCGTGATCGACTTCCTGCCGTCGCCGGTCGATATTCCGCCGGTGAAGGGCGAGCTCGAAAGCGGTGAGTCTGCGGAGCGCAAGGCATCCGACGAAGAGAAGTTCTCGTCGCTCGCGTTCAAGATCATGACCGACCCGTTCGTTGGTCAGCTGATCTTCTTCCGCGTCTACTCGGGCGTCGTGAATTCGGGCGACACCGTGCTGAATTCGACCAAGGGCAAGAAGGAACGTCTCGGCCGTATTCTGCAGATGCACGCTAACCAGCGAGAAGAAATCAAGGAAGTTCGCGCTGGCGACATCGCTGCTGCGGTCGGCCTGAAGGAAGCGACGACTGGCGATACGCTGTGCGATCCGGCTAACCCGATCGTGCTCGAGCGCATGATTTTCCCGGAGCCGGTGATTTCGCAGGCTGTCGAGCCGAAGACCAAGCCCGACCAGGAAAAGATGGGCATGGCGTTGAACCGTCTGGCGCAGGAAGATCCGTCGTTCCGCGTGCAAACGGACGAAGAGTCGGGCCAAACCATTATTTCGGGCATGGGCGAGCTGCACCTCGAAATTCTGGTTGACCGGATGAAGCGTGAGTTCGGCGTGGAAGCCACCGTGGGCAAGCCGCAGGTGGCGTACCGCGAGACGATCCGCAGCACGGCAGCGGACGTCGAAGGCAAGTTCGTCAAGCAATCGGGTGGTCGCGGCCAGTATGGTCACGCGGTCATCACGCTCGAGCCGAACGAGCAGGGCAAGGGCTACACGTTCCTCGACGAGATCAAGGGCGGCGTGATTCCGCGCGAATACATTCCGGCGGTCGACAAGGGCATTCAGGAAACGCTGAAGGCTGGCGTTCTGGCTGGCTTCCCGGTCGTCGACGTGAAGGTTCACCTGACGTTCGGTTCGTACCACGACGTTGACTCGAACGAAAACGCGTTCCGCATGGCCGGTTCGATGGCGTTCAAGGAAGCGATGCGCAAGGCGAGCCCGGTGATCCTCGAGCCGATGATGGCCGTCGAAGTGGAAACGCCGGAAGACTACATGGGCAACGTGATGGGCGACCTGTCGGGCCGTCGCGGCATCGTGCAGGGCATGGAAGACATGGTGGGCGGCGGCAAGATCGTCCGCGCGGAAGTGCCGCTGTCGGAAATGTTCGGTTACTCGACGTCGTTGCGCTCGCTCACGCAGGGCCGCGCAACGTATACGATGGAGTTCAAGCACTACGCCGAAGCGCCGCGTAACGTCTCCGAAGCGATCATCAACGCGAAGGCGAAGTAA
- the tuf gene encoding elongation factor Tu, whose protein sequence is MAKGKFERTKPHVNVGTIGHVDHGKTTLTAAITTVLTAKFGGEAKAYDQIDAAPEEKARGITINTAHVEYETANRHYAHVDCPGHADYVKNMITGAAQMDGAILVCSAADGPMPQTREHILLARQVGVPYIIVFLNKCDMVDDAELLELVEMEVRELLSKYDFPGDDTPIIKGSAKLALEGDKGELGEVAIMNLADALDTYIPTPERAVDGSFLMPVEDVFSISGRGTVVTGRVERGVVKVGEEIEIVGIKPTAKTTCTGVEMFRKLLDQGQAGDNVGILLRGTKREDVERGQVLAKPGSITPHTHFTAEVYVLSKDEGGRHTPFFNNYRPQFYFRTTDVTGSIELPKDKEMVMPGDNVSITVKLIAPIAMEEGLRFAIREGGRTVGAGVVAKIIE, encoded by the coding sequence ATGGCTAAAGGTAAATTCGAACGGACCAAGCCGCACGTGAACGTGGGCACGATCGGTCACGTTGACCACGGCAAGACCACGCTGACGGCGGCGATCACGACGGTGCTGACCGCGAAGTTCGGCGGCGAAGCGAAGGCGTACGACCAGATCGACGCGGCGCCGGAAGAAAAGGCGCGCGGCATCACGATCAACACGGCGCACGTGGAGTACGAGACGGCGAATCGCCACTACGCCCACGTTGACTGCCCGGGCCACGCGGACTACGTGAAGAACATGATCACGGGCGCCGCGCAGATGGACGGCGCGATCCTGGTGTGCTCGGCCGCAGACGGCCCGATGCCGCAAACGCGTGAGCACATCCTGCTGGCGCGTCAGGTCGGTGTGCCGTACATCATCGTGTTCCTGAACAAGTGCGACATGGTGGACGACGCCGAGCTGCTGGAACTGGTGGAAATGGAAGTGCGCGAGCTGCTCTCGAAGTACGACTTCCCGGGCGACGACACGCCGATCATCAAGGGTTCGGCGAAGCTGGCGCTGGAAGGCGACAAGGGCGAGCTGGGCGAAGTGGCGATCATGAACCTGGCCGACGCGCTGGACACGTACATCCCGACGCCGGAGCGCGCGGTGGACGGATCGTTCCTGATGCCGGTGGAAGACGTGTTCTCGATCTCGGGCCGTGGTACGGTGGTGACGGGCCGTGTGGAGCGTGGCGTGGTGAAGGTCGGCGAGGAAATCGAGATCGTCGGGATCAAGCCGACGGCGAAGACGACGTGCACGGGCGTGGAAATGTTCCGCAAGCTGCTCGACCAGGGTCAGGCGGGCGACAACGTGGGTATCCTGCTGCGCGGCACGAAGCGTGAGGACGTGGAGCGTGGCCAGGTGCTGGCCAAGCCGGGTTCGATCACGCCGCACACGCACTTCACGGCTGAGGTGTATGTGCTGAGCAAGGATGAAGGCGGCCGTCATACGCCGTTCTTCAACAACTACCGTCCGCAGTTCTACTTCCGTACGACGGATGTGACGGGCTCGATCGAGCTGCCGAAGGACAAGGAAATGGTGATGCCGGGCGACAACGTGTCGATCACGGTGAAGCTGATTGCGCCGATCGCGATGGAAGAAGGTCTGCGCTTCGCTATCCGTGAAGGTGGCCGTACCGTCGGCGCAGGTGTCGTCGCCAAGATCATCGAGTAA